Proteins encoded together in one Lathyrus oleraceus cultivar Zhongwan6 chromosome 5, CAAS_Psat_ZW6_1.0, whole genome shotgun sequence window:
- the LOC127088096 gene encoding probable inactive receptor kinase At5g67200, which yields MATKRNHSTKWIILSLLLLTTTFSNSTKLKTTPSPLSDPTSLLAFKSKADINNHLNFTTKTPFCNWQGVECNGPKVVRLVLRSLDLGGVFASHTLSLLDQLRVLSLQNNSLTGAIPDLSGLFNLKTLFLDNNHFTGSLPLSLFTLHRLKTIDFSHNNLSGDIPIDFINLDRLYYLRLSFNAFNGTIPPFNQSSLRTFDVSGNNLSGAVPLTTTLSRFQPSSFALNPNLCGEIIRRECRPTTPFFAPTSPPTVGIGQSADVHGLIRQPYEKKHNRKAAIIGFSTGIVFLILSLTCFAVAVKKQRKKKGKGSSGSSVMASDAAATAEAAVVMQMEQERELEEKVKRAQVAKSGSLIFCAGESQVYTLDQLMKGSAELLGRGCLGTTYKAVLDNRLIVTVKRFDCGKMGGHVSKEVFERHMESVGGLRHPNLVPLRAYFQANHERLIIYDYQPNGSLFSLIHGSRSSRARPLHWTSCLKIAEDVAQGLSYIHQAWRLVHGNLKSTNVLLGPDFEACVTDYCLSVLTNPSTFDEVGDSAPYRAPETRTPNHQPTPKSDVYAYGILLLELLTGKYASELPFMVPGDMSKWVRSIRDDNGSEDNRMDMLLQVATTCSLISPEQRPTMWQVLKMLQEIKEIVLLEDSEVDVRSSNVVAMS from the exons ATGGCAACAAAGAGAAACCACTCAACCAAATGGATAATCCTCTCACTGTTACTACTCACAACAACATTCTCCAACTCCACCAAACTCAAAACAACACCCTCGCCTCTCTCAGATCCTACTTCCCTCTTAGCATTCAAATCAAAAGCTGATATAAACAACCACCTCAACTTCACCACCAAAACTCCTTTCTGCAACTGGCAAGGTGTAGAATGCAACGGACCTAAAGTAGTTCGTCTCGTCCTCCGAAGCCTAGATCTCGGCGGCGTCTTCGCTTCTCACACATTATCCCTTCTCGACCAGCTCCGTGTTCTCAGTTTACAGAACAACTCCCTCACCGGAGCCATCCCTGACCTCTCCGGTCTCTTCAATCTCAAAACGCTCTTCCTTGATAACAACCACTTCACTGGTTCACTTCCGCTTTCACTTTTCACTCTTCACAGACTCAAAACCATAGATTTCTCTCACAACAATCTCTCTGGAGATATACCTATAGATTTCATAAACCTCGACCGTCTTTACTATCTTCGTTTAAGCTTCAACGCTTTCAATGGTACTATTCCTCCTTTTAATCAGTCTTCTCTCCGAACTTTTGATGTCTCCGGTAACAATCTCTCCGGCGCAGTTCCGTTAACCACCACGCTGTCTCGTTTTCAGCCTTCTTCTTTTGCTTTAAACCCTAACCTCTGTGGAGAAATCATTCGGAGAGAATGTCGTCCAACAACGCCGTTTTTTGCTCCTACCTCGCCTCCGACAGTTGGAATCGGTCAGAGCGCGGATGTTCACGGTTTAATACGGCAGCCGTACGAGAAGAAACACAATCGGAAAGCGGCGATAATCGGATTCTCCACCGGGATAGTGTTTCTAATACTTTCCCTTACGTGTTTCGCGGTGGCAGTGAAGAAACAGAGGAAGAAGAAAGGTAAAGGCTCCTCCGGTTCGAGCGTGATGGCTTCGGATGCGGCGGCGACTGCGGAAGCTGCGGTTGTGATGCAAATGGAGCAAGAGAGGGAGTTAGAAGAAAAGGTGAAAAGAGCTCAAGTTGCTAAGAGTGGGAGTTTAATATTCTGTGCGGGTGAGTCACAGGTGTATACGCTGGACCAGTTGATGAAAGGATCTGCGGAGCTTTTAGGTAGAGGGTGTTTGGGTACAACTTACAAAGCAGTGTTGGATAACCGTTTGATTGTAACGGTGAAGCGTTTTGATTGTGGGAAAATGGGTGGACACGTAAGCAAAGAAGTGTTCGAGCGTCACATGGAATCAGTTGGTGGTCTTAGGCATCCAAATTTGGTTCCTCTAAGGGCTTATTTTCAAGCAAATCATGAGAGACTTATTATCTATGATTATCAACCCAATGGCAGTTTATTCTCTCTCATACATG GTTCCAGATCAAGCAGGGCAAGGCCATTGCACTGGACATCATGCTTAAAAATAGCAGAGGATGTAGCACAAGGGCTTTCATACATCCACCAGGCATGGAGACTGGTCCATGGCAATCTCAAATCCACCAATGTTCTTCTAGGACCCGATTTCGAAGCTTGTGTCACAGACTACTGCCTGTCTGTGTTGACTAATCCGTCTACTTTTGACGAGGTTGGTGATTCTGCACCCTATAGAGCTCCAGAAACTCGCACTCCAAATCACCAGCCGACCCCCAAATCCGATGTTTATGCTTATGGTATTTTGTTACTAGAGCTTCTGACTGGGAAATATGCCTCCGAGCTTCCATTCATGGTGCCTGGTGATATGTCAAAATGGGTGAGATCAATCAGGGATGACAATGGGAGCGAAGACAACAGAATGGATATGCTTCTTCAGGTGGCTACAACTTGTAGCTTGATCTCTCCTGAGCAGAGACCCACAATGTGGCAGGTCTTGAAGATGTTACAGGAAATCAAAGAGATTGTACTATTGGAGGATAGTGAAGTGGATGTACGCAGTAGTAATGTCGTTGCCATGTCTTAG